A window of Panicum virgatum strain AP13 chromosome 8K, P.virgatum_v5, whole genome shotgun sequence contains these coding sequences:
- the LOC120646085 gene encoding LOB domain-containing protein 12-like codes for MAWNKDLFCSSVSGSIKEEALHPTVSPLPSFLPFAINHHSSSLFTARSRALPVVRLASMAGSSSSSSSSPCASCKLLRRRCTQECVFAPYFPPEDPHKFAIVHKVFGASNVSKMLQELPAQQRADAVSSLVYEANARMRDPVYGCVGAISYLQQQVSQLQVQLALAKAEILCVHATASSSPQSPSQQRQQQIMESEAYVSSLLMQNTLMNSSSAAHHQQQMLGSSLGSSGSTATAAMMLQEACLKKESLWA; via the exons atggcctggaataAAGACTTATTCTGTAGCAGTGTCTCTGGCTCTATAAAAGAGGAGGCTCTGCACCCGACAGTCTCCcctcttccttccttccttcccttTGCAATTAATCATCACTCGTCCTCTCTCTTCACTGCTCGCTCTAGAGCCCTACCTGTTGTGAGGTTGGCATCCatggccggcagcagcagcagcagtagctcgTCGCCCTGCGCATCGTGcaagctgctgcggcggcggtgcaccCAGGAGTGCGTGTTCGCGCCCTACTTCCCTCCTGAGGATCCTCACAAGTTTGCCATCGTCCACAAGGTCTTTGGCGCCAGCAATGTCAGCAAGATGCTTCAG GAGCTGCCTGCTCAGCAGAGGGCGGACGCTGTGAGCAGCCTGGTGTACGAGGCCAACGCACGGATGAGGGACCCGGTCTACGGCTGCGTCGGCGCCATCTCCTACCTCCAGCAGCAGGTTTCCCAGCTCCAGGTGCAGCTCGCCCTTGCCAAGGCCGAGATCCTCTGCGTCCATGCAACTGCTTCATCATCACCACAATCGCCATCGCAACAACGTCAGCAGCAGATCATGGAAAGCGAGGCTTATGTTAGTAGCTTGCTCATGCAAAATACCCTGATGAACAGCAGTAGTGCCGCTCATCATCAGCAGCAGATGTTGGGCAGCAGCTTGGGTTCCTCGGGGAGCACTGCAACTGCTGCAATGATGCTGCAGGAGGCGTGCCTCAAGAAAGAGTCCCTCTGGGCGTGA